The Nitrospirota bacterium region GGGATCAGATAAGCGTTCACGGTGGACAGGGTGCCGACCAACAGGCGGCCACGCTCCGCGCCCGTGAGGGCATGGATGGCTTGCGTCCCCTGCTCGAGTTCCCGCAAGGCCTGTTGCGCATGCTCGCGCAGGACCTGGCCAGCCTGGGTCAGGGCGACGCGCCGGCCGAGGCGATCGAAGAGCGGCGCGCCGAGTTCTTCTTCCAAGGACGCGATCTGGACCGAGAGAGACGGCTGGGAGACATGCACGGCCTCAGCCGCCCGCGTGAAGTTCTGCGCCTCGGCCACAGCCAAAAAATAGCGTAACTGTCGCATTTCCATGACGACCCTCCGACAAGTTCAATAGGCATAAGCTATGGCAATTATCAAAACAATGTATTGGACCTATGCATCTTAGCCCCGCTACAGTCCCCCCGTCAACCACCAAACGTGCCGCGATGCAACAAGTGCGGCTATCACGAAAGGAGACATGAGGTGAGCACCAAGTCCGTATGCGTCCGTTTCCCTCGCACGATCGTCGCCCTGGCTCTGGCTGGGCTGCTGTTGAGCAGCCTGGGCTGCGGCACGATGGAGGCTGCGCCGGCCGCATCCCTCTACAACCGGCTGGGAGGCAAGACGGCGATCACCGCCGTGGTGGATCAATTCGTGGCCAACGTGGCGCAGGACCGGCGCATCAACGGCCGCTTCGCCACGACGGATATTCCCAAGCTGAAGCGGCACCTTGTGGACCAAGTCTGCATGGCCTCCGGCGGGCCCTGCACTTACCAGGGCCGCGACATGAAGACCACCCATGCCGGGATGAAGATCTCGAATGCGGACTTCAACGCCCTCGTGGAAGACCTGGTCAACGCCTTGAACGCATTCAACGTGCCCGCGACGGAAAAGAACGAACTCCTGGGCCTTCTGGGTCCGATGAAGCAAGACATCGTCGAAGGGCCGTGAGCCGCTGGGCACGGTGGGGCGGGGCGGTTACGCCCCGCCCCCTGTGGGTCAGCCATGCCTGTGGTTCAACTATGCGAGGAGTCGGCCATGCAAGCCCCCGTCATCGTCTACAGCGATTTCAACTGTCCCTTCTGCTATGCCCTCAATGAAGAGCTCGGCAGGCTGGACATCACCGAGCGCCTCTCCTGGCGGGGCGTCCAACATGCTCCAGGGCTGCCCGTGCCCCTGGTTTCATGGAACGGGGAGTTGACGGAGGCCCTGGAGCGGGAAGTGGAGGCGGTGCGTCTGCGGGCGCCGGAGCTGCCGATCGAGGCGCCGGGCGGGAAGCCGAACACCGCGAGAGCCATCCGCGCCGCAGCCTTGGCCTTGGCAATGGATCGGCAACGGGGCCATGCCTTCAAGGATCTGCTCTATCGCGCCTTCTGGTGCCGGGGAACGGACCTGTCCGATCCCGAGACGCTCGATCGCCTCGCCGCGGAGGCGGGCTTCACCGGCCTGTCGTTCGCGCAGCTGGACCGGCACGAGATCGTCGCCACGACCTCAGGCTGGCAGCACGAGTGGGAGCAAAACGGTTGCCTTGCCGTCCCGGCGCTCCTGCGCCCAGACGGTGTGACGCTCATCGGGTTCCACGGACGCGAGCAGACCGCGCAGTTCTTACAGTCTGAGATCGGAGCGAGGCCGGGCAGCAGCAGGGCGGTGTAGCAGGAGACACGCCGCTCAGCGGCGGGAGGACGCGGCCAGCAGCAGACAGGCCAAGGCGCGCACTCGTTCAAAGTAGGCGGCGGCCTCATCGGTGAGATCGGGCAAGAGCCCGTTCAGGTCGGCCAGACAATCCTCCACCATGACGACGCGCTGAGGGTCCAGCCCCTCGGCCGAGTCCAAGTAGTAGGTGACGCAGCCGCTGATCACGGTGTCCAGCGTCATC contains the following coding sequences:
- a CDS encoding group 1 truncated hemoglobin, which encodes MEAAPAASLYNRLGGKTAITAVVDQFVANVAQDRRINGRFATTDIPKLKRHLVDQVCMASGGPCTYQGRDMKTTHAGMKISNADFNALVEDLVNALNAFNVPATEKNELLGLLGPMKQDIVEGP